Proteins encoded by one window of Cheilinus undulatus linkage group 13, ASM1832078v1, whole genome shotgun sequence:
- the LOC121520097 gene encoding NACHT, LRR and PYD domains-containing protein 12-like: MEEQSPDSPEPSCVSMKSDRSAYRSINFKQSPDRSIRMEEQSPDSPEPSCVSMKSDRSNGRSITLKRSADGRGQLETSEFFNDQSKQHQTELDSIFMLLEENIITFVKKELKRFQKALSQENPERHSEDEEVLVGEDEEQRSSREAFVKITENFLRRMKQYELADCLRNRTPASVCQHKLKSKLKEKFQCVFEGIAKAGNPTLLNQIYTELYITEGETGEVNHEHEVRQMETTSRKAHRAETSIRQEDIFKAPPGRDEPIRRVMTKGVAGIGKTVLTQKFTLDWAEGKANQDIQFTFPFTFRELNVLKEKTFSLVELLHHFFTETKEAGLCRFEKFQVVFIFDGLDECRLPLDFNKTEILSDVTKSTSVDVLLTNLIRGNLLPSARLWITTRPAAANQIPPECVDMVTEVRGFTDPQKEEYFRRRFRDEDQASRIISHIRTSRSLHIMCHIPVFCWITATVLEDLLKTRNRGELPKTLTEMFIYFLVVQSKVKSIKYNGGAETDPHWSPDSRKMMESLGKLAFEQLQKGNLIFYEPDLTECGMDMRAASVYSGVFTQVFREERGLYQDTVFCFIHLSVQEFLAALHVHQTFINSGVNLMEEEQTASRSTMTQLYQSAVDQALLSPNGHLDLFLRFLLGLSLTTNQDLLQGLLTQTGSDSESRQETVQYIQTKISEDLSAEKSINLFHCLNELNDRSLVEQIQQYLRSGPLSRDKLSPAQWSALVFILLSSEKDLDMFDLKKYSASEEALLRLLPVAKASNKALLSGCNLSERSCGALSSVLSSSSLRDLDLSNNDLQDSGIEQLCCGLKDPHSKLESLRLSVCNLSERSCGALSSVLSYSSLRDLDLSNNHLQDSGVMLLSSGLESPHCRLDSLSLSGCLVTEEGCSSLASALSFSCLTKLDLSYNHPGEGGEKLLSALQKDPHCRLETLRLDHGGQHRLKPGLQKYACELEVDTNTVDRRLKLSDNNRTVTRVEEDQPYPDHPDRFDCEQLLCQTGLSGRCYWEVEWRGEVNVSVSYRGIRRRGDKKECLFGWNDQSWSLSCSDGGYRVYHNNIRTYISSSSSSGRVGVYLDHPAGSLSFYRVSSDRLIHLHTFNTTFTEPLYPGFGLRSGQGSSVSLCSL, from the exons TATCAGGATGGAGGAGCAGAGCCCAGACTCTCCTGAACCCAGCTGTGTGTCCATGAAGAGTGACCGGTCTAATGGTCGCTCTATTACCTTAAAACGATCTGCAGATGGAAG AGGTCAGCTGGAAACATCAGAGTTCTTCAATGATCAGTCCAAGCAGCATCAAACAGAGCTGGACTCCATATTTATG ctgctggaggagaaCATTATCACCTTTGTGAAGAAGGAACTGAAGAGATTTCAGAAGGCTCTGAGTCAGGAGAACCCAGAACgtcacagtgaggatgaggaggtgtTGGTTGGTGAAGATGAagagcagaggagcagcagagaggctTTTGTGAAGATCACAGAGAACTTCCTGAGGAGAATGAAGCAGTACGAGCTGGCTGACTGTCTGAGGAACA GAACTCCTGCTTCAGTTTGCCAACATAAACTcaagtctaagctgaaggagaagttccagtgtgtgtttgaggggatCGCTAAAGCAGGAAACCCAACCCTTCTGAATCAGATCTACACAGAGCTCTACATCACCGAGGGAGAGACTGGAGAGGTCAACCATGAACACGAGGTCAGACAGATGGAAACAACATCCAGGAAAGCACACAGAGCAGAAACAAGCATCAGACAAGAAGACATCTTTAAAGCTCCACCTGGAAgagatgaaccaatcagaaGAGTGATGACGAAGGGCGTGGCTGGCATTGGGAAAACAGTCTTAACCCAGAAGTTCACTCTGGACTGGGCTGAAGGCAAAGCCAACCAGGACATCCAGTTCACATTTCCATTCActttcagagagctgaatgtgctgaaagagaaaacGTTCAGCTTGGTGGAGCTCCTTCATCACTTCTTTACTGAAACCAAAGAAGCAGGACTCTGCAGGTTTGAAAAGTTCCAGGTGGTGTTCATCTTTGACGGTCTGGACGAGTGTCGACTTCCTCTGGACTTCAACAAAACTGAAATCCTCTCTGATGTCACAAAGTCCACCTCAGTGGATGTGCTGCTGACAAACCTCATCAGGGGGAACCTGCTTCCATCTGCTCGCCTCTGGATAACCAcacgacctgcagcagccaatcagatccctccTGAGTGTGTTGACATGgtgacagaggtcagagggttCACTGACCCTCAGAAGGAGGAGTACTTCAGGAGGAGATTCAGAGATGAGGATCAGGCCAGCAGGATCATCTCCCACATCAGGACATCCCGAAGCCTCCACATCATGTGCCACATCCCggtcttctgctggatcactgctacAGTTCTGGAGGATCTGCTGAAGACCAGGAATAGAGGAGAGCTGCCCAAGACCCTGACTGAGATGTTCATCTACTTCCTGGTGGTTCAGTCCAAAGTGAAGAGCATCAAGTATAATGGAGGAGCTGAGACAGATCCACATTGGAGTCCAGACAGCAGGAAGATGATGGAGTCTCTGGGAAAACTGGCttttgagcagctgcagaaagggAACCTGATCTTCTATGAACCAGACCTGACAGAGTGTGGCATGGATATGAGAGCAGCCTCGGTGTACTCAGGAGTGTTCACACAGGtcttcagagaggagagaggactgTACCAGGACACGGTGTTCTGCTTCATCCATCTGAgtgttcaggagtttctggCTGCTCTTCATGTCCATCAGACCTTCATCAACTCTGGAGTCAATCTGATGGAAGAAGAACAAACAGCATCCAGATCTACAATGACACAGCTCTACCAGAGTGCTGTGGACCAGGCCTTACTGAGCCCAAATGGACACCTGGACTTGTTCCTCCGCTTCCTCCTGGGTCTGTCACTGACCACCAATCAGGATCTCCTACAAGGTCTGCtgacacaaacaggaagtgactcaGAGAGCAGACAGGAAACAGTCCAGTACATCCAGACAAAGATCAGTGAGgatctgtctgcagagaagagCATCAATCTGTTCCACTGTCTGAATGAACTGAATGATCGTTCTCTAGTAGAGCAGATCCAACAGTACCTGAGATCAGGACCTCTCTCCAGAGATAAACTCTCTCCTGCTCAGTGGTCAGCTCTGGTCTTTATCTTACTGTCATCAGAAAAAGATCTGGACATGTTTGACCTGAAGAAATACTCTGCTTCAGAGGAGGCTCTTCTGAGGCTGCTGCCAGTGGCCAAAGCCTCCAACAAAGCTCT ACTGAGTGGCTGTAACCtctcagagagaagctgtggaGCTCTGTCCTCAGTCCTCAGCTCCTCCAGTCTCAGAGATCTGGACCTGAGTAACAACgacctgcaggattcaggaATTGAGCAACTTTGTTGTGGACTAAAGGATCCACATTCTAAGTTGGAATCTCTCAG GCTGAGTGTCTGTAACCtctcagagagaagctgtggaGCTCTGTCATCAGTCCTCAGCTACTCCAGTCTCAGAGATCTGGACCTGAGTAACAACCACTtgcaggattcaggagtgaTGCTGCTGTCTTCTGGACTGGAGAGTCCACACTGCAGGCTGGACTCTCTCAG tCTGTCTGGCTGTTTGGTCACAGAGGAAGgctgttcttctctggcctcagctctgaGCTTCTCCTGTCTGACAAAGCTAGACCTGAGCTACAATCATccaggagaaggaggagagaaacTACTGTCTGCTCTACAGAAGGATCCACACTGCAGACTGGAGACACTGAg GCTGGACCATGGTGGACAGCACAGACTGAAACCAGGTCTACAGAAGT ACGCCTGTGAGCTGGAAgtggacacaaacacagtggACAGAAGACTCAAACTGTCTGACAACAACAGGACGGTGACACGTGTGGAGGAGGATCAGCCATATCCTGATCATCCAGACAGATTTGACTGTGAGCAGCTGCTGTGTCAGACTGGTCTGAGTGGTCGCTGTTACTGGGAGGTTGAGTGGAGAGGAGAGGTTAATGTTTCAGTGAGTTACAGAGGAATCAGACGGAGAGGAGACAAGAAAGAATGTTTGTTTGGATGGAATGATCAGTCCTGGAGTCTGAGCTGCTCTGATGGTGGTTACCGTGTCTATCACAATAACATAAGAACAtacatctcctcctcttcatcctctggtAGAGTAGGGGTGTATCTGGACCATCCTGCTGGCTCTCTGTCCTTCTACAGAGTCTCCTCTGACAGACTGATCCACCTCCACACCTTCAACACCACATTCACTGAACCGCTCTATCCTGGGTTTGGGTTAAGGTCAGGTCAAGGTTCCTCAGTGTCTCTGTGTTCTCTGTAG